The following nucleotide sequence is from Catonella massiliensis.
CTCCTGCTGTATTGCACTTAGCTGTATAGTTATTATCAACTGCGTTAGGTGAATTTACAAATAACTTTGCATTATCACGTGTCATGATAACAAAGTCACTAATTGCGGCCGAAATAGCAGAGCCACCGCCACAGGTTCCAAGAATTACGGTAACTGTAGGAATAACACCGCTTGCAAGCACCTGTCTTGCATATACCTTACCGAATGCATCAAGTGCATCTGTAGACTCTTCAAGCCTCATGCCTGCACAATCTGTGATTGCAACCACAGGAACACCAACCTTGGTAGCGAGATCATACACATTGACTATCTGTCTGGCGTGCATTTCACCCATTGTTCCGCCAAGAGCATCCTTGTCCTGGCTATAAACATAAACAAGACTACCGTCTATAAGACCATAGCCTGCAATTACGCCGTCACCGGGAACTTCTTTTTCACTAAGGTTAAAATCTGTGCTTCTTTTTGTTACTAAAGCACCAATTTCAACAAAACTGTTTTCGTCAAGCAAAGAGAGTATTCTATCTCTCGCCGACAGCACTACTGCATTACCCATTCTTAGCCCTCCATTAACTTAAGTTTGGTTTTTATCAGGAATAAACTGAATATCAAAACATCCAATTTACCGCCGATTATAATTATAAACTTATAACTGGAAAAGTACAAGTGTATTTTAAGTTTTTTATAAAAAAATAGGTATTTTAGTCAATTTTTTCTAAATCCTCAAATGAAAGCTGAGCTTCTTTTTCAGCCTCAAGCTTAAACTCATCTTCTGCTTCCTGTCCAATAACAGGCAAATCCTCAAGTGACTTTATGCCAAAAGAGCGCAGGAAATCCTCTGTGGTACCAAAAACTAAAGGCTTACCCGGTGCCTGGAGCCTGCCTGCTTCCTCAATAAGTCCGTATTCAATAAGCTTGTTAACTGCATGGTCTGACTTAACTCCTCTTATAGCTTCAATATCAGCCCTGGTTACAGGCTGTTTGTAAGCAACTATTGAAAGGGTTTCAAGCAAAGCATCTGTAAGGTTGTGCTTTTTAGGCACATTAGTCACCTTTATTAGAGTTTCATACATCTCTGCCTTGGTACACATTTGAAATGAATCTTCAAGCTCTATTATACTGATTCCATGCCCCTCATCTTCATATTCATCCATCATAGTATGGATGACCTTCTTAACTGTATCTTCATCCAGCTCGACCGCTTCGGCAATAGCTGTAAGCCTTACTGATTTGCCTATTGCAAAAAGTATGGCCTCTATCTTAGCCTTAAGTATCTTCAATTCCACGACTTATTACTCTCCCATGTTCTTATAATCTTCTTTGGTAAACATCTTCTCTTCAACAAATTCTATCAAAATGTCCGAAACATTATCATCCTGAACTGCCTTTATGGCTCCAACCTTCATAAGCTCAAGCACAGCAAGAAAGCTCACAACTACGTGCAGTCTTGAAGGCTGGTTTATAAGAAATTCCTTAAAGCTAAAGGATTTATGCTCTTTTGCGAAGCTTTGAAGCTCACCAATAGACTCAGACAGGCTTATAGGCTCTTTTTTAATCTTTCCGAACGAGCTTCTGATAGGATCGGTTTTATCTGTCTGTTTTTTGATAACAAAATTATAAATGTTATGTAGCTTCGCAAGAGTCAAGTCACCTATAATTTCCTGAATTTCAGGCTTTGGCGCATATTCAGCAACCTCTTTAGGGATGGTAGGCTCCTTAAAGAGGTAGGAGGAAGCAAAATCTCCTTTTCCTTTAAGAAGCTCAGCAGAGTATTTATACATCTTGTATTCAATAAGCCTCTTTACAAGGTCCTCTCTTGGATCAATCTCCTCGCCGTTTTCCTTCTCTTCCTTTGGCAACAACATCCGTGACTTAATGTTTATAAGCTGTGCTGCAACCAAAAGAAAGTCACTCATCGTATCAAGGTCAGCCGTTTTCATCTGATTGACATATTCCATGTACTGGTCTGTAATCTCAGCTATAGGTATATCATAAATGTCTATTTTATTTTTCTCAATGAGATGAAGCAAGAGGTCAAGAGGACCTTCAAATACTTCAAGCTTAACTTCAATTCCCATGTAATTTCTCTCCAAATTTCAATTCTACAAGAGTAATCTCGGGTGGGTTAAACACCCTTAAGTTGATGGTATGGGTGCCTGCACCACAGGAAACTATCATATTGCTGCCATTTTCTGTATAAAAGCCTCCTGAGTATTTAGGAAATATAAAAAAGTCAGGCCCTATCACTCCCCCAACAAGTGGCAGACGCATAATCCCGCCATGTAAATGCCCTGAAAGGGTTAGGTCAGCCTTCCACCTGCTGTAAGTCTCAAAATAAAGCGGTGAATGTGCCATAAGTATAGTGTAGTTGCCACCCTTTGCTCCGAGTTTTTCTTCCACACTATCTAACGATAATTTATTTCTTCTAAATTTTGGATAATTCTCTTTACCCAAACTTAGTCCGTAAATGTCTATACAGTCATCATTTTCTCTATGAAAGCTGAATTTTTCATTATCCAGTAGTTTTACATTTAGCTCTTTAAGCTTTGATTTATATTCATCCCAAAGTGCAGGATGAAGCTTCTCCTCGTGATTGCCAAGCGCATGAATAACAGTGTACTTAGGTGTAAGTTCAGCTATCAAATCTATAGAAGTATTAACTGTTTCTTTTGAAAGAGGTCTATAACCCTCCTTACATCTCCTGCTTATTCCACCAACAACCATATCACCGCCTATTAGTATACAGTCAGGCTTTGCTTTATATATCATCTCAAGCAGCTTTGTATTGTTTTTCCCATATTTTTTTCCATGTAAATCCGAAATAAATATAAATCTAAATCCATCAAAGGATAAAGGTAACTTCGGTGAGTATACCTGATATTTTTTTATATATAATCCTTTACCTAAGACCAAACATTATCCCCTTTCCATTAATCCTATGCCGCCAGATAACCATTGTAACATAAAAGCACCGACTATGATATATTAAATTTAAAATTATCATAATCGGTGCTAAATTATAAATTAACTACTTCGATTGTATCTATCCTGTGTACTATTCCCATATCCTCAAGCTGCCTTATCATCCTGTATACAGTTGCCATACCGACTGTCTTATCCTTTTCAGCAACTTGATAATAAATATCTTTACAGGAATTAAAGTCATTGTTCATGATAACATCAATGATAAGCCTGCGCTGTTTAGTAATCCGGCATCCGTCTAACTTCAGTCTCTCAATAACCTGTTCACTCGTCATATCAACAACCCCTTAATATAATGATACAAGTGTCAAAGCACATAATGATACAAGTGTCAAAAATATCTGACACCCGTATCACATAGTCCATAGCAATTATATTTGCAATAGAATATAATATTCACTTAGAACACATATATACTATATTAAAACATTTGAAAATGATTGTCAATATCGAACTATACTAATTCTTCAAGCATTGAAGTTCCAATGGTTCCCTCAGGCATCTTAACTCCAAAATTCTCAGCAATGGTAGCTCCCATATCTGCAAATGTCTCTCTTTCAGGTATGCTGCCTGATCCATTTAAGCTCTTTGAATATGCAAGGAAAGGCACCTTTTCTCTGGTATGGTCGGTTCCTGTATAGGTAGGATCATTGCCATGGTCGGCAGTGATTATAAGTAAGTCATCTTCACGCATCACATCTAAGAGTTCTCCAAGCTTTACGTCAAACTTCTCTATCTCATCACCATAGCCTATAGGATCCCTTCTATGTCCCCAAAGTGCATCAAAATCAACAAGGTTTACAAAACAAAGCCCCTTAAAGTCTTTCTTTGCTTCTTCTATAGTCTGCTCCATACCATGAACCGAGCTGTTAGACTTATATGCCTCTGTGATACCCTCTGTGACAAAGATATCGTTTATCTTACCTATGGAAATCACATCAAGGCCGGCATCTTTAAGCGCATTAAGAGCAGTATCAATAGGAGGTTTAACTGCGTAATCATGGCGGTTCGCAGTTCTTTTAAACTCACCCTTCTTCTTGCCTACATAAGGTCTTGCAATAACTCTTCCAACCTTCCATTCATCCTTCATACACAGCTCTCTGGCTATTTCACAGCATCTATAAAGATTGGCAAGGTCAAAGGTCTCCTCATTTCCACATATCTGAAGCACAGAGTCAGCAGATGTATACACTATCATCTTGCCTTCATTTATCTCTGTTTCTGCAAGCTCTTCAAGAATCTCAGTTCCCGAAGCACTCTTGTTTCCTATGATTTCTTTCCCACAGCGCTTTGATAATTCATCTAAAAGCTCCTTTGGAAAGCCTGTATCAGTAAAGGTTACAAAAGGAGTTGTAGTGTGGATTCCCATCATCTCCCAGTGTCCTGTCATAGTATCCTTGCCGTTACTCTTTTCTTTAAGTGCACAATAATAAGCAAGAGGCTTATCAACAGGCTCTACCTTGCTAAGTGGCTTTAGATTGGCAAGTCCTAATTTTCTAAGATTAGGTATGTTAAAATGTTCAACTGTATCAGATATATGTCCCAAGGTATCTACACCAACATCGCCAAACTTCTCTGCATCCGGCATTGCTCCAATGCCCATAGAGTCAATAACTATCAAAAATACACGCTTAAATCTAATCATTAATATCCTGTCGCCTCCTGTCCTTTAACTAATTTTACTATCCTGCTTGTACCCAGTCTGTCTGCACCAAGCTCAAGAAACTTATACGCATCCTCAAGACTTGATATACCACCGGCAGCCTTAATCCTTACATTTTTACCGACATGCTCACTAAAGAGTTTAATGTCATCAAAGGTAGCACCTGCTTTGCTAAAACCTGTAGAGGTTTTAATGTAATCAGCGCCAGCCTTGGTTACAATCTCACACATCTTTATTTTCTCTTCATCGGTGAGCAGGCAGGTCTCAATTATTACTTTAAGAATCTTATTTCCTACAGCTTCTTTTATCGCTCTAATCTCTGCTTCAAGTTCATCGTATCTTTTATCCTTCAGCCAGCCAATGTTGATGACCATGTCTACTTCCATGGCACCATTATTTATGGCATCCTTAGCCATAAACACTTTGGATGCAGTGGTGTCATAACCATTTGGAAAGCCTATTACTGTACAGATTGCAAGCTTTCCGTCAACATAATCGGAAGCTTCTTTTACATAACTTGCCGGTATACAGGCAGATGCAACCTTATACTTCATAGCATCATCTAAAATCTGTTTAATCTCTTCCCATGAAGCTGTCTGTGTAAGTAAAGTGTGGTCAACATGGGTTAGCATTTCCTTTTGTGTCATTTAAAACCATCCTTTCAATATAGTTTCGACTATTGTAGAAAACTATTCTACAATAGTCGAATATTAAAACTTAAGCTAATTCAAGTGCAAGCTCCATCATCTTTCCAAAGCCTGTTTGTCTTTCGTCAGAGCTTAGTTCTTCACCTGTGATAATATTGTCTGATATTGTAAGTATAGCAAGGGCATTCTTCTTACTCCTTGCAGCTTCCATATAAAGGGCGGCTGCTTCCATCTCAACACAAAGAACGCCCATCTTTATCCAAGCACTATGAGGATCCTTAAGGTCGCAATAGAAAGGATCGGAAGAAAGTACATTTCCAACAACTGTAGGTGTTCCCTGTTTTTTAGCTATCTCTACAGCTGATGAAAGTAGTCCGTAGTTAGCAATAGGAGCATAAGTTCCCGGTATCTCGTACTGCTTGGCCCAAGAGGAATTGGTGCAGGCAGCCTGTGCTATTACGACGCTTCTAACAGGACAGCTTTCGCTTATAGAGCCTGCGGAACCAATTCTTATTATATTTTCTACTCCATAAAAGTTAAAAAGCTCGTGAGAGTAAATTCCGATTGAAGGCATACCCATACCTCCGCCCATTACAGATACTCTCTTACCCTTATAAGTACCTGTGAAACCAAGCATATTTCTAACATCTGTAACAAGAACCGGATTCTCAAGGTAGGTCTCGGCTATATACTTTGCCCTAAGTGGATCTCCCGGCATAAGCACAGTCTTTGCAAAATCTCCCTCTTTGGCTCTGATATGTGGTGTTGGTATTGGCATAGTAACATCCTCCTTTGATTTGTTTGATTTGTAATAAATCAGGCTATTTCAATCTTATCAGCAAGCCTGTTTTTGATTTCTTTATACTTCTCAAATGGCAGCACCAGTTTTCTGCCTTTTTTCATTAACAATCCTTCTTCTATGAAGTCTTTCACAGTACGGTTAACAGTCCTCACTGAAAGTGCGGTTCCTCTTGCCAAATCATTTCTGCTCATGTTGATAATTACTTTATCTCCCAGATGATTTTTCTCATAGAAGTCGTGTAAAAACAGCAGAACTCTATCTTCACCCTGAAGGAAAAGAAACAATCTTTCCTTTCTACATTGCTCTAAGAGATATTTTGTCATAGCTTCAGTAAACATCTTCATTGCATTTATATCATTTGATACCCATTTGGCGAAATGCTCTCTTGATAGCTTAAGAAAGCGGCAGTTTGTAACTGTTACAAGAGTAGTTCTGTAGGTTTCTTCTTCCAGTACAAATTCCATGCCACCAAAGACCTCTATCGGGTAGAATCTCATAAAGTCATATGCTATAGGAAATACCCTTAAGTCACTTCCCTTTACGATCCCTGTGAGCAATATATATACAGTTCCTGCATTATCATTTTCAGTGACAAATTCTGTATCCTTTGGCAGTGAAACCTCTCTGAATTCTTCAAGCAGCCACCTAGGTGCATTTTTTAAGAACTGTTCTAAGTATTCGTGACTGTCCTTACTTAGATATTTCCATACATTATCCAAATCACTCATAGTGAACTCCCATAATTTTATTTGGCAAGGTCTCCCGGCCCAAATCCAAGTGGCAGAAGTTCCTTAAGCTTAAATACCCTCATATCCTCAGGCTTATTTGTTCCCAGTACAATGTCAAACTCTTCACAGTCTACAAACTCATTGATGACCTGTCTGCAAACCCCACAAGGCGGACAGATGGTTAGTTCGTTGTTATCGGCGGGACCACCTACTATTGCAATGGCCGCAAAGTCTTTCTCCCCCTCGCTGACAGCCTTAAATATAGCTGTTCTTTCTGCACAGTTTCCAGGTGAATAAGCTGCATTTTCAATATTACAGCCCTTATATACCTTGCCATTCTTAGTGAGGAGGGCAGCTCCTACCTTAAAGTTAGAATATGGAGAATAAGACATTTCTCTGGCTTCAAGTGCCATTTTTACCAATTCTTTGTAGTCCATACACCCTCCTTACTTTGATCTTATATAAGGTTTACCGTTGGCAGCAGGAGCATCTGCTCTTCCTACAAAGAAGATAAGGGCTAAGATTGTAACTACATAAGGTATCATTGAAATAAGGTTAGGCGATACC
It contains:
- the scpB gene encoding SMC-Scp complex subunit ScpB → MELKILKAKIEAILFAIGKSVRLTAIAEAVELDEDTVKKVIHTMMDEYEDEGHGISIIELEDSFQMCTKAEMYETLIKVTNVPKKHNLTDALLETLSIVAYKQPVTRADIEAIRGVKSDHAVNKLIEYGLIEEAGRLQAPGKPLVFGTTEDFLRSFGIKSLEDLPVIGQEAEDEFKLEAEKEAQLSFEDLEKID
- a CDS encoding segregation and condensation protein A, with product MGIEVKLEVFEGPLDLLLHLIEKNKIDIYDIPIAEITDQYMEYVNQMKTADLDTMSDFLLVAAQLINIKSRMLLPKEEKENGEEIDPREDLVKRLIEYKMYKYSAELLKGKGDFASSYLFKEPTIPKEVAEYAPKPEIQEIIGDLTLAKLHNIYNFVIKKQTDKTDPIRSSFGKIKKEPISLSESIGELQSFAKEHKSFSFKEFLINQPSRLHVVVSFLAVLELMKVGAIKAVQDDNVSDILIEFVEEKMFTKEDYKNMGE
- a CDS encoding metallophosphoesterase, whose product is MVLGKGLYIKKYQVYSPKLPLSFDGFRFIFISDLHGKKYGKNNTKLLEMIYKAKPDCILIGGDMVVGGISRRCKEGYRPLSKETVNTSIDLIAELTPKYTVIHALGNHEEKLHPALWDEYKSKLKELNVKLLDNEKFSFHRENDDCIDIYGLSLGKENYPKFRRNKLSLDSVEEKLGAKGGNYTILMAHSPLYFETYSRWKADLTLSGHLHGGIMRLPLVGGVIGPDFFIFPKYSGGFYTENGSNMIVSCGAGTHTINLRVFNPPEITLVELKFGEKLHGN
- a CDS encoding Fur family transcriptional regulator — translated: MTSEQVIERLKLDGCRITKQRRLIIDVIMNNDFNSCKDIYYQVAEKDKTVGMATVYRMIRQLEDMGIVHRIDTIEVVNL
- a CDS encoding phosphopentomutase: MIRFKRVFLIVIDSMGIGAMPDAEKFGDVGVDTLGHISDTVEHFNIPNLRKLGLANLKPLSKVEPVDKPLAYYCALKEKSNGKDTMTGHWEMMGIHTTTPFVTFTDTGFPKELLDELSKRCGKEIIGNKSASGTEILEELAETEINEGKMIVYTSADSVLQICGNEETFDLANLYRCCEIARELCMKDEWKVGRVIARPYVGKKKGEFKRTANRHDYAVKPPIDTALNALKDAGLDVISIGKINDIFVTEGITEAYKSNSSVHGMEQTIEEAKKDFKGLCFVNLVDFDALWGHRRDPIGYGDEIEKFDVKLGELLDVMREDDLLIITADHGNDPTYTGTDHTREKVPFLAYSKSLNGSGSIPERETFADMGATIAENFGVKMPEGTIGTSMLEELV
- the deoC gene encoding deoxyribose-phosphate aldolase, encoding MTQKEMLTHVDHTLLTQTASWEEIKQILDDAMKYKVASACIPASYVKEASDYVDGKLAICTVIGFPNGYDTTASKVFMAKDAINNGAMEVDMVINIGWLKDKRYDELEAEIRAIKEAVGNKILKVIIETCLLTDEEKIKMCEIVTKAGADYIKTSTGFSKAGATFDDIKLFSEHVGKNVRIKAAGGISSLEDAYKFLELGADRLGTSRIVKLVKGQEATGY
- the deoD gene encoding purine-nucleoside phosphorylase, with protein sequence MPIPTPHIRAKEGDFAKTVLMPGDPLRAKYIAETYLENPVLVTDVRNMLGFTGTYKGKRVSVMGGGMGMPSIGIYSHELFNFYGVENIIRIGSAGSISESCPVRSVVIAQAACTNSSWAKQYEIPGTYAPIANYGLLSSAVEIAKKQGTPTVVGNVLSSDPFYCDLKDPHSAWIKMGVLCVEMEAAALYMEAARSKKNALAILTISDNIITGEELSSDERQTGFGKMMELALELA
- a CDS encoding Crp/Fnr family transcriptional regulator; the protein is MSDLDNVWKYLSKDSHEYLEQFLKNAPRWLLEEFREVSLPKDTEFVTENDNAGTVYILLTGIVKGSDLRVFPIAYDFMRFYPIEVFGGMEFVLEEETYRTTLVTVTNCRFLKLSREHFAKWVSNDINAMKMFTEAMTKYLLEQCRKERLFLFLQGEDRVLLFLHDFYEKNHLGDKVIINMSRNDLARGTALSVRTVNRTVKDFIEEGLLMKKGRKLVLPFEKYKEIKNRLADKIEIA
- the cdd gene encoding cytidine deaminase, with translation MDYKELVKMALEAREMSYSPYSNFKVGAALLTKNGKVYKGCNIENAAYSPGNCAERTAIFKAVSEGEKDFAAIAIVGGPADNNELTICPPCGVCRQVINEFVDCEEFDIVLGTNKPEDMRVFKLKELLPLGFGPGDLAK